The Ammoniphilus sp. CFH 90114 genome contains a region encoding:
- a CDS encoding TetR/AcrR family transcriptional regulator: MTSKKELIYKGALKAFSQHEFSETTMDYIAEVSSVAKGTLYYYFKTKEELFLYVLEKGIDTLIQEVDQVIQSPLPRDEMLVKLLKVHLKFFAEKTELCQLLMSKFWGTHTMQGEVQKLIHRYFSKMEGFYTELQQEGYISATANIRTLASSLFGMVMFTALREIELGHEVYTKEIKASLIMLCNGVLKAEQITPFPHHLSLEE, encoded by the coding sequence TTGACTTCAAAGAAAGAGTTAATTTATAAAGGGGCATTAAAAGCCTTTTCCCAACATGAGTTTAGTGAAACCACCATGGACTATATTGCGGAGGTGTCCTCCGTTGCAAAAGGAACTCTGTACTACTATTTCAAGACAAAAGAGGAGTTGTTCCTTTACGTTTTAGAGAAAGGGATCGACACCCTTATTCAAGAAGTGGATCAAGTCATCCAAAGTCCTCTTCCCAGGGACGAAATGTTGGTTAAGCTATTAAAGGTTCACTTGAAATTTTTTGCTGAGAAAACAGAGCTTTGTCAACTGCTTATGAGCAAGTTTTGGGGAACTCATACTATGCAGGGAGAGGTGCAAAAGCTGATTCATCGTTACTTTAGTAAAATGGAAGGCTTTTATACCGAACTTCAACAAGAAGGGTACATCTCGGCAACAGCCAATATTCGAACTCTAGCTAGTTCCTTATTTGGTATGGTCATGTTTACGGCTTTACGAGAAATTGAGTTAGGTCATGAAGTGTATACCAAAGAAATTAAAGCCAGCTTAATTATGCTCTGTAACGGCGTATTGAAAGCGGAACAGATTACTCCTTTTCCGCATCACTTGTCTCTAGAAGAATAG
- a CDS encoding protein-glutamine gamma-glutamyltransferase codes for MIKVGESQPNLHGLVHAWGLSEVQVLMLRKMVMSPQLYSYQSFKQLYFELKLRENLVSSGAGLSYSGATFAVFESSRCNEHYWTRTDNGGFLLKPNVTTAEGIRDIFVNGRLYAFECTTAIMIVCYKAILDTIPEATFNRLFPNLFLWNGYYDEDLALTQQPVSDGLPGDIRYFKNPDHSSPEWQGENAVYLGNGNYFGHGVGIASGEMIIMFLNRLRIPGSMQSAFLMKEAFFPNFKYLAQYDRDVVPSPEMRSPLSSLPLIITNVGSTTYLSI; via the coding sequence ATGATTAAAGTCGGAGAGTCGCAGCCGAACCTTCACGGTTTAGTCCATGCATGGGGGTTAAGTGAAGTTCAGGTACTCATGTTAAGAAAGATGGTCATGAGTCCACAACTTTATAGTTATCAATCTTTTAAACAGTTATATTTTGAATTGAAGCTTCGGGAAAACCTAGTCTCCTCTGGTGCAGGATTAAGCTATAGCGGGGCTACCTTTGCTGTTTTTGAATCGTCCCGCTGCAACGAGCATTACTGGACTCGAACGGATAATGGTGGTTTTTTGTTAAAGCCCAATGTCACAACTGCAGAAGGAATTCGAGACATTTTCGTTAACGGGAGGCTTTATGCTTTTGAATGTACGACAGCGATTATGATTGTATGTTACAAAGCAATCTTGGATACCATTCCAGAGGCAACGTTCAACCGATTGTTTCCTAATTTATTTTTATGGAATGGCTATTATGACGAGGATCTTGCCCTTACCCAACAACCGGTTTCAGACGGGTTGCCTGGGGATATCCGTTACTTCAAGAATCCCGACCATTCTAGCCCTGAATGGCAAGGAGAGAATGCGGTATATCTTGGAAATGGGAATTATTTTGGCCATGGAGTAGGGATTGCATCAGGGGAGATGATCATTATGTTTCTCAATCGATTGCGTATACCAGGCTCTATGCAAAGCGCTTTTCTAATGAAAGAAGCCTTCTTCCCCAACTTCAAATATTTAGCTCAATATGACAGAGATGTCGTCCCGTCACCTGAGATGCGCTCACCTCTTAGTTCTCTTCCGCTGATTATTACGAATGTGGGTTCAACCACGTACCTAAGCATTTAA
- a CDS encoding YpiB family protein — MSKWVPASDKRKFIRWFMNNYRFKKIEVKKLFDFLLSHDQILERVHFVDKVHPSSRTILISTVCSETIPFEYRKNSKITSNTEEAFQDVKNNHKDRIYILLHFRGKMLSHQYSAVRENFKPQIRDENETPILLRILAEIYLDQQVEDRRLEELDREIDRCLDEGDKELFLKLTEERERIREKRTTSNN; from the coding sequence ATGAGCAAGTGGGTGCCGGCATCCGATAAGAGAAAGTTCATCCGATGGTTTATGAACAACTATCGCTTTAAAAAGATTGAAGTGAAAAAATTATTCGATTTTCTTCTCTCTCATGACCAGATTCTAGAGAGGGTTCATTTTGTAGATAAAGTACATCCGAGTAGCCGTACGATCCTTATTTCGACGGTCTGTTCGGAAACCATACCTTTTGAATACCGGAAGAATAGCAAGATCACAAGCAATACTGAGGAAGCTTTTCAAGATGTAAAAAACAATCACAAGGATCGAATCTATATCCTCTTACACTTTCGTGGAAAGATGCTAAGCCATCAATATTCAGCCGTTCGTGAAAACTTCAAGCCACAAATACGTGATGAAAATGAAACCCCTATTCTATTACGGATTCTTGCTGAAATCTATTTAGACCAGCAAGTAGAAGATCGTCGATTAGAGGAACTCGATAGAGAAATTGATCGATGCTTAGATGAAGGTGATAAGGAGTTATTCCTCAAGCTCACCGAAGAACGGGAACGTATCCGTGAAAAAAGGACAACATCGAATAACTAA
- a CDS encoding MBL fold metallo-hydrolase, which yields MNKTMELGHRIHLIDGHDLGVPGRTGTYVLHEEQLTIVETSASPSVPYILDGFKELGIDPADLKYIIVTHIHLDHAGGAGLLLQSCPQAKVVVHPKGARHLAQPSRLIEGAKAVYGDQFDTLFHPIIPVPEDRLITKADGETLEIGPNCKLRFLDTPGHANHHFSIYDPVSNGIFTGDTLGVYYHQLEAAGMSFCLPSTSPNQFDPESMLNSMERIRNLDVDRIFFGHFSVAERTSDIYNQVEKWVPIFVNVAEETLNQGGNESEVYRRLYQVVQDYLLERQIPTDHPVYDILKLDLEVGAMGLVHYLKKRK from the coding sequence TTGAATAAAACAATGGAATTAGGCCATCGCATCCACTTGATAGACGGTCACGATCTGGGTGTACCCGGTAGAACAGGTACTTATGTCCTTCATGAAGAACAGCTTACGATTGTCGAAACAAGCGCAAGCCCATCCGTTCCTTATATATTAGACGGGTTTAAGGAGTTAGGGATTGATCCTGCTGACTTAAAGTACATTATTGTTACCCATATCCATCTCGATCATGCTGGGGGAGCTGGACTATTACTGCAAAGCTGTCCACAGGCCAAAGTCGTTGTCCACCCTAAGGGAGCTCGACACCTCGCTCAGCCTAGCCGTCTAATTGAAGGGGCAAAGGCTGTCTACGGAGATCAATTTGACACTTTATTCCATCCTATTATTCCAGTTCCGGAGGACAGGCTCATCACAAAGGCTGATGGTGAAACCTTAGAGATTGGGCCCAACTGTAAGTTACGCTTCTTAGATACACCTGGTCATGCCAACCACCACTTCAGCATTTATGACCCGGTAAGTAATGGGATCTTTACAGGAGACACCCTAGGCGTTTATTACCATCAATTAGAGGCGGCAGGAATGAGCTTTTGTTTGCCTTCCACCTCACCGAATCAATTTGACCCAGAATCTATGCTCAACTCCATGGAGCGAATCCGCAACTTAGATGTAGATCGAATTTTCTTCGGTCACTTTAGCGTAGCAGAGAGAACGTCAGACATTTACAACCAAGTTGAGAAATGGGTTCCTATATTCGTGAATGTGGCAGAAGAGACGTTAAATCAAGGAGGGAATGAATCGGAAGTCTATAGACGACTATATCAAGTCGTTCAGGATTACTTACTTGAACGTCAGATACCGACTGATCATCCTGTATATGACATCCTGAAGCTTGACCTAGAGGTCGGTGCGATGGGGTTGGTTCATTACCTAAAAAAGAGGAAGTAA
- a CDS encoding YhcN/YlaJ family sporulation lipoprotein, which yields MNPIRIKLILPILAIGVLSACGFDDGVRTNQRTIPGEDRYIVREYDSNRAYIYDQSTVKAKNLATRLSNEAERVHNVREAIAIVEGKDIIMAVSTKPDPIDPPDKVVKRIRQRLKAKEPGLTGYNLYITTNQELSTQIARVNNNMANYSTPGYPIDVSEPDFAQILRDVRTALGP from the coding sequence ATGAATCCCATAAGAATAAAGCTTATTCTTCCCATCTTGGCCATTGGGGTTTTGTCCGCTTGTGGCTTTGATGACGGGGTAAGAACAAACCAAAGAACCATCCCAGGAGAAGATCGTTATATTGTTAGAGAGTACGATTCTAATCGAGCTTACATTTATGATCAAAGCACGGTGAAAGCTAAAAATTTAGCAACGAGGTTATCAAATGAGGCGGAACGTGTGCATAACGTAAGAGAGGCCATCGCGATTGTAGAGGGGAAAGATATTATCATGGCCGTATCCACAAAACCAGACCCCATCGATCCCCCAGATAAGGTGGTTAAACGCATTAGGCAACGCCTTAAAGCCAAGGAACCCGGTTTGACCGGCTATAACCTTTATATTACGACGAATCAGGAGCTAAGTACACAAATTGCTAGGGTAAACAATAATATGGCAAATTACTCAACACCAGGCTATCCTATTGACGTGAGTGAACCCGACTTTGCTCAAATCCTAAGGGACGTACGCACGGCCTTGGGACCATAA
- a CDS encoding Hsp20/alpha crystallin family protein, whose amino-acid sequence MSLLPYDPFQSFERLKQELEHLFPTPSFSPIKIREMDQQIIATCRMPGVKRREDFTVYVHGNLLTVSRKVNSSYEVKSHAWYSSQQFAGATQQTVPLPSPVHAHRMTTRYNQDTLEIILPKRLPSES is encoded by the coding sequence ATGTCCTTGTTACCCTATGATCCGTTCCAAAGCTTTGAACGATTAAAACAGGAATTAGAGCATCTCTTTCCAACTCCATCCTTCAGCCCTATAAAGATAAGGGAAATGGATCAGCAAATTATAGCAACGTGTAGGATGCCCGGTGTAAAAAGAAGAGAGGATTTTACGGTCTATGTACATGGGAACCTGCTTACCGTATCTCGTAAGGTTAATAGCTCTTATGAGGTGAAGAGTCATGCTTGGTATAGTTCACAGCAATTTGCTGGAGCAACCCAACAAACTGTCCCCTTGCCATCGCCTGTTCACGCACATAGAATGACAACGAGATACAATCAAGATACATTAGAAATCATCCTGCCTAAACGCCTTCCTTCAGAATCGTAA
- a CDS encoding copper amine oxidase N-terminal domain-containing protein — protein MKIRWLIPLFLLFLLSQTVLAAQTIKLIVNHKEIKPDVPPQLVNGRVLVPVRSVAEALQAEVIWDELSQSVTITQKQPTPEQINSLPEAKAGLFAIERDGMYEKFELRVGDKVRKFPFWNASVSRPHQMLFHDIDEDGQKEIIVLLTTSTGNGIHITEAHVIKTGDMLQEVYVEQPLAITWKNVSTKSSPGNMEIRVGKEKHMISKEKVSSPPENWFPHLHFGNQISYNIVDNKLTAFVSGQISPTEYVGEVVITYEYKDMMFQSTDIDYRPLSSSTNDE, from the coding sequence ATGAAAATCAGATGGTTAATTCCATTATTCCTTTTATTCCTTCTCAGTCAAACGGTACTGGCCGCGCAAACGATCAAATTAATTGTCAACCATAAGGAAATTAAGCCAGATGTCCCCCCTCAATTGGTAAACGGGAGAGTCTTGGTTCCTGTCCGATCGGTTGCGGAAGCATTGCAGGCTGAGGTGATTTGGGACGAACTTTCTCAGAGTGTTACCATTACTCAGAAACAGCCTACTCCTGAACAGATAAATAGCCTACCGGAGGCCAAAGCTGGTCTTTTTGCAATTGAACGAGATGGTATGTATGAAAAGTTTGAGTTGCGTGTAGGAGACAAAGTACGAAAGTTCCCGTTTTGGAATGCCTCAGTCAGCCGTCCACACCAAATGCTTTTTCATGACATAGATGAGGATGGTCAAAAAGAAATTATTGTATTGCTTACGACTAGTACTGGAAACGGCATTCATATTACGGAAGCCCATGTGATTAAAACAGGCGATATGTTACAGGAGGTCTATGTTGAGCAACCCTTGGCTATCACTTGGAAAAATGTATCTACCAAATCAAGTCCTGGAAACATGGAAATCCGCGTTGGAAAAGAGAAACATATGATCTCTAAAGAGAAGGTAAGCTCTCCTCCGGAAAACTGGTTTCCTCACCTTCATTTTGGAAATCAGATCTCTTATAACATAGTGGATAATAAATTAACAGCTTTTGTAAGCGGTCAGATCTCGCCCACTGAATACGTAGGCGAAGTCGTAATCACTTATGAGTACAAAGACATGATGTTTCAATCCACTGACATTGACTATCGTCCTTTGTCAAGCTCTACGAATGATGAATGA
- the yhfH gene encoding protein YhfH, which produces MLGLDFYRNLPVKICVECGCDIQEQHESYLYECERCLNSREE; this is translated from the coding sequence ATGTTAGGATTAGATTTTTATCGTAATTTACCTGTGAAAATTTGTGTGGAATGTGGTTGTGATATTCAAGAGCAACATGAGTCTTACTTGTATGAGTGCGAGCGTTGTCTTAATAGTCGTGAAGAATAA
- a CDS encoding AbrB family transcriptional regulator, whose amino-acid sequence MDTTYGKITSFLETLVISVIGGILFSQLHIPLAWLLGPMTTVMVWKMVTNRVLFWPLSFRNIGLMGLGYLLGVSFTRETLVQVASHLPTMLVATVLVILFSFLMGYILTRTCKISLMTGMIGSVPGGLSQMVMLGEELRGVDSTVVTFMQTLRLLSVIFLVPFLVGHGLDADLGSTVPLSESNQVTGMNFWVVLTFILAVVIGVWIGKKISLPTAPLLGPLLATSVLVLVGVPAPELPEPALLLSQVLVGAHMGIGMNTGSLSNWKTLAPFSIAASVAVVFFTLGIASVLVYWHPMSLVNAFLCTSPGGVAEMGVTAKEVKVDLSIVTAYQLFRMFFILFLIPPLIKWWANRISVAQVLEGVPKVGKTDF is encoded by the coding sequence TTGGATACAACGTATGGGAAAATAACATCATTTCTCGAAACGTTAGTGATTTCTGTTATCGGTGGGATTCTTTTTTCTCAATTACATATCCCTCTGGCTTGGTTGTTAGGTCCGATGACCACGGTTATGGTTTGGAAGATGGTAACGAATCGAGTACTCTTCTGGCCATTGTCCTTCCGTAATATTGGATTGATGGGACTTGGTTACTTATTAGGTGTCTCCTTCACAAGAGAAACCCTGGTACAGGTGGCAAGTCATCTTCCTACTATGTTAGTTGCTACGGTTCTAGTCATTTTATTTAGCTTTTTAATGGGATATATCCTTACAAGAACTTGTAAGATATCGCTAATGACAGGGATGATTGGTTCTGTACCAGGGGGATTATCGCAGATGGTTATGTTAGGCGAGGAACTTCGCGGGGTAGATTCAACCGTCGTAACCTTTATGCAAACGCTACGGTTATTATCCGTAATCTTCCTCGTGCCTTTTCTTGTAGGGCATGGGTTAGATGCTGATCTTGGCAGCACTGTTCCATTATCCGAATCCAATCAAGTAACCGGCATGAACTTTTGGGTGGTTTTGACCTTTATTTTGGCAGTCGTGATAGGGGTTTGGATAGGGAAGAAAATCTCCCTCCCTACTGCCCCTTTATTGGGACCGTTGCTTGCTACTTCTGTTTTAGTTCTAGTTGGAGTACCTGCCCCAGAACTACCTGAGCCAGCCTTGCTCCTTTCTCAAGTATTGGTTGGAGCACATATGGGGATCGGAATGAATACAGGGAGTCTAAGCAATTGGAAGACATTAGCCCCCTTTTCCATTGCTGCAAGTGTTGCTGTTGTCTTTTTTACTCTAGGAATAGCTTCGGTTCTGGTGTATTGGCATCCAATGTCCTTAGTCAACGCCTTCCTCTGTACTTCCCCTGGCGGAGTGGCCGAGATGGGGGTTACAGCTAAGGAGGTAAAAGTTGATTTATCTATTGTTACGGCGTATCAGCTTTTTCGTATGTTTTTTATCCTCTTTCTTATTCCCCCACTTATTAAATGGTGGGCCAACAGGATATCAGTAGCTCAAGTTTTAGAGGGTGTCCCTAAGGTCGGTAAAACCGACTTCTAG